The Aedes aegypti strain LVP_AGWG chromosome 3, AaegL5.0 Primary Assembly, whole genome shotgun sequence genome contains a region encoding:
- the LOC5570013 gene encoding coiled-coil domain-containing protein 86 yields MDQAPDISNILAKIGGEGNKGEPLASQSDTGDTEAKISKKTKTASRNKQEKPKISKPEHEIPRGQPKSGRIWKTQKERFATIKKSVKGKAPAKHFAYREEIKQIKALSRSIKEERKQQDVEKKQRREENKQRRLENERKSEIVQIIKNPAKLKRMRKKQLRQIEKRDLSKIKVV; encoded by the exons ATGGATCAAGCTCCGGATATTTCGAATATTTTAGCGAAAATTGGTGGTGAAGGCAATAAAGGAGAACCGCTGGCCTCGCAAAGTGATACGGGTGATACCGAAGCGAAGATTAGTAAGAAAACTAAGACTGCGTCGCGAAATAAACAAGAGAAGCCAAAAATTTCCAAGCCGGAACATGAGATACCCCGAGGTCAACCGAAATCCGGTCGGATATGGAAAACACAGAAGGAGAG ATTTGCCACGATTAAAAAGTCGGTGAAAGGAAAGGCCCCAGCCAAGCATTTTGCCTACCGTGAGGAGATCAAGCAAATAAAGGCTCTATCGCGATCGATCAAGGAGGAACGCAAACAGCAGGACGTAGAGAAGAAGCAACGCCGCGAGGAGAACAAGCAGAGACGATTGGAAAACGAGCGCAAATCGGAAATAGTTCAGATCATTAAAAATCCCGCTAAACTGAAAAGAATGCGCAAGAAGCAGTTGCGACAGATTGAAAAACGTGACTTGAGCAAAATAAAAGTTGTTTGA
- the LOC5570014 gene encoding ubiquitin-conjugating enzyme E2 L3 produces MAATRRLQKELADIRASGLRSFRDIIVDEGNLLLWSGLIVPENAPYNKGAFRIEITYPAEYPFKPPKICFKTKIYHPNIDEKGQVCLPIISAENWKPATKTDQVIQALIALVNDPEPEHPLRADLAEEYLKDRKKFTKNAEEYTRKHSEKRPE; encoded by the exons ATGGCAGCCACACGAAGACTTCAAAAG GAACTGGCTGACATCCGCGCCTCCGGTCTGAGATCATTCAGAGACATAATCGTGGACGAAGGAAATCTATTGTTATGGTCTGGTCTGATCGTTCCG gaaaatgctCCCTACAACAAAGGTGCGTTCAGAATCGAAATAACGTATCCCGCAGAGTATCCCTTCAAACCACcaaaaatttgcttcaaaaccaaaatttacCACCCCAACATAGACGAGAAGGGTCAAGTGTGCTTGCCAATTATTAGCGCTGAGAACTGGAAGCCAGCAACAAAGACTGATCAGG TTATACAAGCTCTAATAGCACTGGTAAATGATCCTGAACCAGAGCACCCGCTTCGAGCGGATCTAGCAGAGGAATACTTGAAGGATCGCAAAAAGTTCACCAAGAACGCGGAGGAATACACTCGGAAACACAGTGAGAAACGACCGGAATAA